A DNA window from Niabella yanshanensis contains the following coding sequences:
- a CDS encoding glycosyltransferase family 2 protein has translation MIILFWISLFIVFYAFAGYGIFLYALIKLKRIIGKKKESIILNEQRLPTVTLLIAAYNEEAYIDEKIKNCLGLDYPAHLFDIVFVTDGSNDHTPQKIQNYTRVRLYHKDERGGKMAAIKRVMPELTSDIVVFTDANTYLNKDAIKELVKHYQDPKVGAVAGEKKIMVADSADASSAGEGFYWKYESALKKWDYELYSNVGAAGELFSIRRSLYQPVETDTIIDDHMIAMRIAEKGFVIAYEPKAYAMETASADSKEELKRKIRIAAGGIQSIFRLKKAANPFRNPILTFQYISHRVLRWTVTPFLMILVFVLNIFIALQTQHPLYIALLVGQILFYGLSVVGYFLEKRNLKIKAFFIPYYFCLMNYAVIAGINRYFKKSQSAAWEKSKRK, from the coding sequence ATGATTATTCTGTTCTGGATCAGCCTTTTTATTGTTTTTTATGCATTTGCCGGTTATGGCATTTTTTTATACGCGCTAATAAAGCTGAAGCGAATTATCGGCAAGAAGAAGGAGTCCATTATTTTGAATGAACAACGGTTACCAACCGTAACTTTACTTATTGCAGCTTACAACGAAGAGGCCTATATCGACGAAAAAATTAAAAACTGCCTTGGGCTGGATTACCCTGCACATCTCTTCGATATAGTTTTTGTAACAGACGGCTCTAATGACCACACGCCGCAGAAAATACAAAACTATACCCGGGTGAGGCTATATCATAAAGACGAGCGGGGCGGTAAAATGGCAGCTATAAAAAGGGTAATGCCTGAGCTAACCAGCGATATTGTTGTGTTTACAGACGCCAATACTTATTTGAATAAGGACGCTATTAAAGAGTTGGTTAAACACTACCAGGATCCTAAAGTGGGGGCAGTAGCAGGTGAGAAAAAGATAATGGTTGCCGATAGTGCAGATGCCAGCTCGGCAGGTGAAGGATTCTACTGGAAATATGAATCTGCCTTAAAAAAATGGGATTATGAGCTGTACAGCAATGTAGGCGCGGCTGGAGAATTGTTCAGCATCAGGAGATCATTGTACCAGCCGGTTGAGACCGATACGATCATCGATGATCATATGATTGCGATGCGTATTGCCGAAAAAGGATTTGTGATTGCCTATGAACCGAAGGCCTACGCTATGGAAACGGCATCTGCCGATTCTAAAGAAGAGCTGAAAAGAAAGATCAGGATCGCTGCGGGTGGTATCCAGTCTATATTCCGGTTGAAAAAAGCTGCTAACCCCTTTCGTAACCCGATACTTACTTTTCAATATATCAGTCACCGCGTTTTGCGCTGGACGGTTACGCCGTTTTTAATGATACTCGTATTTGTACTTAATATTTTCATTGCTTTACAAACCCAACACCCGCTATACATTGCCTTACTGGTCGGGCAAATTCTCTTTTATGGCTTAAGCGTTGTGGGCTATTTTTTGGAAAAGAGAAACCTCAAAATAAAAGCCTTCTTTATTCCTTACTATTTCTGCCTGATGAATTATGCAGTGATTGCCGGTATTAACCGGTACTTTAAAAAATCGCAAAGTGCAGCCTGGGAAAAATCGAAAAGAAAATAA
- a CDS encoding glycosyltransferase family 2 protein — translation MPLTSIITVNYNQPAVTIDFLKSVKRFTNSDEVEVILVDNAPVENRMTDFAAAYPGLIYIHSSKNLGYAGGNNLGIKNAKGYYLLLLNNDTEITAGFLEALVKEMEQNPSIGLLSPLIKFYENKQLIQYAGFTAMNYITARNGAIGDKETDTGQYSNDSRETGFCHGAAVMCRRTDLDQAGMMDERYFLYYEELDWCEKFKKIGKKIWFTGKAVIYHKESISVGKASPIKAFFMTRNRMLYIRKNTNLTNTALFSAYYIFIATPKQLLIHLRNGRTDLAAQTFKGIWWNLTHSANSSSLGYFIP, via the coding sequence ATGCCTCTAACTTCAATAATAACGGTAAACTACAACCAACCAGCCGTTACTATAGATTTTTTAAAATCGGTGAAACGATTTACCAATAGTGACGAAGTTGAAGTGATACTCGTGGATAATGCTCCTGTTGAGAACAGGATGACTGATTTTGCGGCTGCATATCCGGGGCTTATTTATATCCATTCCTCCAAAAATCTGGGATATGCCGGCGGCAATAACCTGGGCATTAAAAATGCCAAAGGCTACTACCTTTTACTACTTAATAACGACACTGAAATAACGGCTGGTTTCCTGGAAGCCCTGGTCAAAGAAATGGAACAAAATCCTTCTATAGGGCTGCTGTCCCCGCTAATTAAATTCTATGAGAACAAGCAGCTCATACAATATGCCGGGTTTACAGCGATGAATTACATTACGGCACGTAATGGCGCTATCGGGGATAAAGAAACCGATACAGGTCAATATAGTAACGACAGCCGGGAGACAGGTTTTTGCCATGGCGCCGCTGTAATGTGCCGTAGAACCGACCTGGACCAGGCGGGGATGATGGATGAACGATATTTCTTATATTATGAAGAGCTGGATTGGTGCGAGAAATTTAAAAAGATCGGGAAAAAAATCTGGTTTACAGGCAAAGCCGTTATTTATCATAAAGAGTCGATCAGCGTAGGTAAAGCCAGTCCTATTAAAGCGTTTTTTATGACGCGCAATCGCATGTTGTATATCAGGAAAAATACCAACCTTACTAACACAGCCTTATTTTCGGCTTATTACATTTTTATAGCCACACCAAAACAGCTTTTGATACATTTGAGAAATGGCAGGACCGATCTGGCGGCCCAAACATTTAAAGGCATTTGGTGGAATTTAACCCATTCTGCAAACAGCAGTTCATTAGGATATTTTATACCATGA
- a CDS encoding bifunctional aconitate hydratase 2/2-methylisocitrate dehydratase, translating to MNMYKDYIKEIEERKAQGLHPKPIDGAELLSEIIEQIKDVNNEYRADSLNFFIYNTLPGTTSAAAVKATFLKEIILGASIVEEITPAFAFELLSHMKGGPSIEVLLDLALGNDPATAQQAADVLKTQVFLYDADTDRLKEAFKNDNAIAKDILESYAKAEFFTKLPEVPEEIQIVTFIAGEGDISTDLLSPGNQAHSRSDRELHGKCMITPKAQEEIKALQAQHPDKSVMLVAEKGTMGVGSSRMSGVNNVALWTGKRASPYVPFVNIAPIVGGTNGISPIFLTTVDVTGGIGIDLKNWVKKTDADGNVVRDENGDPVLEEVYSVATGTVLTINTKTKKLYNGEQELIDIAKALTPQKKEFIRAGGSYAIVFGKKIQTVAAKILDIEPTAVFAPSKEISNEGQGLTAVEKIFNRNAVGITPGKILHAGSDVRVEVNIVGSQDTTGLMTAQELESMAATVISPIVDGAYQSGCHTASVWDKKAQANIPKLMRFMNDFGLITARDPKGEYHSMTDVIHKVLNDITVDEWAIIIGGDSHTRMSKGVAFGADSGTVALALATGEASMPIPESVKVTFKGEMKEHMDFRDVVHATQAQMLQQFGGENVFQGRIIEVHIGTLPADQAFTFTDWTAEMKAKASINISEDDTLIESLEIAKGRIQIMIDKGMDNSKQVLQGLINKADKRIAEIKSGEKPALTPDANAKYYAEVVIDLDAIVEPMIADPDVNNKDVSKRYTHDTIRALSHYGGDKKVDLGFVGSCMVHKGDLKIVSQMLKNLEAQQGKVEFHAPLVVAAPTYNIIDELKEEGDWDLLQKYSGFEFNDLLPKSTARTEYENMMYLERPGCNLCMGNQEKAAKGDTVMATSTRLFQGRVVEDSERKKGESLLASTPVVVLSAILGRIPNIDEYKAAVEGINLTKFVPSVKELTA from the coding sequence ATGAACATGTATAAGGATTACATTAAGGAAATTGAAGAAAGAAAGGCCCAGGGGCTTCATCCCAAGCCTATTGATGGCGCTGAATTGCTTAGCGAAATTATTGAACAGATAAAGGATGTCAATAACGAGTATAGAGCCGATTCTCTTAACTTTTTTATTTATAACACGTTGCCAGGTACCACGAGTGCTGCGGCGGTAAAAGCTACATTTTTAAAGGAAATCATCCTGGGCGCATCAATAGTTGAAGAAATTACGCCAGCTTTTGCGTTTGAACTACTATCACATATGAAGGGTGGACCTTCTATTGAAGTATTGCTGGACCTGGCCCTGGGTAATGATCCTGCGACTGCTCAGCAAGCAGCTGATGTGCTTAAAACGCAGGTTTTTCTTTATGATGCGGATACGGACCGGTTAAAAGAAGCATTTAAGAATGATAATGCAATAGCTAAAGACATACTGGAAAGTTATGCTAAGGCAGAATTTTTTACCAAATTGCCGGAAGTTCCGGAAGAGATCCAGATCGTAACATTTATTGCCGGCGAAGGTGATATATCTACGGATCTGCTTTCTCCGGGTAACCAGGCTCACTCGCGTTCTGACCGTGAGTTGCATGGTAAATGTATGATTACTCCCAAAGCGCAGGAAGAGATCAAGGCGCTTCAGGCACAGCATCCTGACAAGAGCGTGATGTTAGTTGCAGAGAAAGGTACTATGGGAGTAGGATCATCAAGAATGTCTGGTGTCAACAACGTGGCGCTTTGGACCGGCAAGCGGGCAAGCCCTTATGTTCCGTTTGTTAATATAGCTCCTATTGTGGGTGGTACCAATGGTATTTCACCCATCTTCCTTACGACAGTTGATGTTACGGGTGGTATTGGTATTGACCTTAAGAACTGGGTAAAGAAAACTGATGCAGATGGTAATGTGGTTCGCGACGAAAATGGCGATCCTGTCCTGGAAGAGGTTTATTCAGTAGCAACCGGTACTGTTTTGACCATTAATACTAAAACAAAGAAATTATATAACGGGGAACAGGAGTTGATTGATATTGCCAAAGCACTTACACCTCAGAAAAAAGAATTTATAAGGGCTGGTGGTTCTTATGCCATTGTATTTGGTAAAAAAATACAGACGGTTGCGGCTAAAATTCTGGATATTGAGCCGACTGCGGTATTTGCGCCTTCAAAGGAAATTTCGAATGAGGGACAGGGACTGACAGCGGTAGAAAAGATATTTAACAGGAACGCGGTTGGAATTACACCAGGTAAGATCTTACATGCGGGCTCCGATGTTCGGGTTGAAGTAAACATCGTTGGTTCACAGGATACTACCGGTTTAATGACGGCGCAGGAGCTGGAGTCGATGGCTGCTACAGTCATTTCCCCGATTGTTGATGGCGCTTATCAGTCTGGTTGTCATACTGCATCAGTATGGGATAAAAAAGCCCAGGCTAATATTCCTAAACTAATGAGGTTTATGAATGATTTCGGTTTGATTACTGCCCGTGATCCTAAGGGTGAGTACCATTCCATGACGGATGTGATTCATAAAGTTCTTAATGATATTACGGTAGATGAGTGGGCTATTATTATTGGAGGGGACTCTCATACCAGGATGTCTAAAGGCGTGGCGTTTGGAGCTGATTCAGGAACGGTTGCCTTAGCATTGGCTACAGGTGAGGCATCTATGCCTATTCCGGAGTCGGTAAAAGTAACTTTCAAAGGTGAAATGAAGGAGCATATGGATTTCCGTGATGTGGTTCATGCCACACAGGCGCAGATGCTGCAACAGTTTGGTGGAGAGAATGTATTCCAGGGAAGAATCATTGAAGTGCATATTGGTACGCTTCCTGCTGACCAGGCCTTTACCTTTACCGACTGGACTGCGGAGATGAAAGCCAAAGCCTCTATCAATATTTCTGAAGATGATACTTTGATCGAATCGTTGGAAATTGCCAAAGGCAGGATACAGATCATGATCGATAAAGGTATGGATAACAGCAAGCAGGTATTGCAGGGGTTAATTAATAAGGCAGACAAACGTATAGCCGAAATTAAATCGGGTGAAAAGCCGGCTCTTACGCCTGATGCCAACGCAAAATATTATGCCGAAGTAGTAATAGACCTGGATGCAATTGTAGAGCCGATGATCGCTGATCCGGATGTTAATAATAAAGATGTATCCAAGCGTTATACACACGATACGATCCGCGCCTTATCTCATTATGGTGGTGATAAAAAAGTGGATTTAGGCTTTGTAGGTTCCTGTATGGTGCACAAAGGTGATCTGAAAATTGTTTCCCAGATGTTAAAGAACCTGGAAGCTCAACAAGGAAAAGTGGAGTTTCATGCGCCGCTGGTTGTAGCTGCTCCTACTTACAATATAATTGATGAGCTGAAAGAAGAGGGCGATTGGGACCTGCTGCAAAAGTATTCGGGATTCGAGTTCAACGACCTGTTGCCCAAAAGTACCGCCCGCACAGAATATGAAAATATGATGTACCTGGAGCGTCCGGGTTGTAACCTCTGCATGGGGAACCAGGAAAAAGCAGCTAAAGGAGACACTGTTATGGCAACGTCAACCCGCTTATTCCAGGGGCGTGTGGTAGAAGATTCTGAACGTAAGAAAGGCGAGTCTTTACTGGCATCAACCCCGGTAGTGGTGTTGTCTGCTATATTGGGAAGGATTCCGAATATAGATGAATACAAGGCGGCTGTTGAAGGCATCAACCTTACGAAGTTTGTTCCTTCTGTTAAGGAACTGACAGCATAA
- a CDS encoding co-chaperone GroES: MAKKSTVTPLHDRVIVKPAAAEEKTAGGIIIPDTAKEKPQRGTVVAAGPGKKDEPVTVKTGDTVLYGKYAGTEIQIEGQDLLIMRESDILAIV, encoded by the coding sequence ATGGCTAAAAAATCGACTGTTACCCCTTTACATGACAGGGTAATCGTAAAACCAGCAGCAGCTGAAGAAAAAACAGCAGGCGGTATCATCATCCCTGATACAGCAAAAGAAAAACCACAACGCGGTACTGTAGTTGCAGCCGGTCCTGGCAAAAAAGACGAACCGGTGACTGTAAAAACCGGAGACACTGTTTTGTACGGTAAATACGCGGGTACTGAAATCCAGATCGAAGGTCAGGATCTTTTAATTATGCGTGAAAGCGATATTCTCGCTATCGTTTAA
- a CDS encoding 4'-phosphopantetheinyl transferase family protein, translating into MEYSAEIKWTDRPGSLNDEVHVYACDIEALDIMPFLSLLTQEELAKAVAFRQKADADRFVTGRVVVKKLLAYYSTLDVASIVISQGEKGKPVAQTRTGIRLPSFNISHSGNKVLVAVSSDWVGIDVELVAGIALADLVNAVFSEQELAAFANSSDPITTFYSFWTRKEALLKAAGVGLIDSLKAIDVSRNIDTDFVKTFTRKEYELFSFMMQDNNARYFASLCYLKNKPIRFIELTNELLRQL; encoded by the coding sequence GTGGAGTATAGCGCAGAAATAAAATGGACGGATCGCCCGGGCTCGTTAAATGATGAGGTACACGTATATGCCTGTGATATAGAAGCACTTGATATAATGCCTTTTTTGTCGTTATTAACGCAGGAGGAGTTAGCCAAAGCAGTAGCCTTTCGTCAAAAAGCAGATGCGGACCGTTTTGTTACCGGCAGGGTTGTAGTTAAAAAGCTACTGGCGTATTATAGTACTTTAGATGTGGCGAGTATTGTTATTAGCCAGGGTGAAAAAGGGAAACCGGTTGCCCAAACCAGGACAGGAATAAGGCTTCCATCTTTTAATATCAGCCATTCGGGTAATAAGGTATTGGTAGCCGTGAGTAGCGATTGGGTGGGAATTGATGTGGAGTTGGTTGCAGGCATAGCGTTAGCAGACCTGGTTAATGCAGTATTCTCAGAACAGGAACTTGCAGCATTTGCAAACAGTTCTGACCCAATCACAACCTTTTATAGTTTTTGGACACGTAAAGAAGCCTTGTTAAAGGCAGCTGGAGTGGGGCTTATCGACAGTCTTAAAGCCATTGACGTTAGTCGAAATATCGACACAGATTTTGTAAAAACATTTACCCGAAAAGAGTATGAGCTGTTTAGTTTTATGATGCAGGACAATAATGCACGTTACTTTGCCAGTCTTTGTTATCTTAAAAACAAGCCAATCAGGTTTATTGAATTAACCAATGAATTATTAAGGCAATTATAA
- the coaE gene encoding dephospho-CoA kinase (Dephospho-CoA kinase (CoaE) performs the final step in coenzyme A biosynthesis.), with product MLQIGLTGGIGSGKTTIANIFSTLGIAIYDADSTAKNLMNTNQQIMRQLTELFGADTYKDGQLNRTYLSSKVFNNAPLLAQLNAITHPATIKDSIDWFARQQGPYAIKEAALIFESGSEKYLDYTIGVWAEKELRIKRVLQRGGGLDRAAIEARMEKQMEESEKMKRCNFVIDNNGRTSVIMQVYEIHQTLLNLANG from the coding sequence ATGTTACAAATCGGCCTTACAGGCGGTATTGGCAGTGGTAAAACAACCATTGCCAATATTTTTTCCACCCTGGGCATCGCCATTTACGATGCCGACAGCACTGCTAAAAACCTGATGAACACCAACCAGCAAATAATGCGGCAACTAACTGAACTATTTGGAGCCGATACTTATAAAGACGGCCAACTGAACCGGACCTATCTATCCTCAAAAGTCTTCAATAATGCGCCTTTGCTGGCCCAATTAAATGCCATTACACACCCCGCTACTATAAAGGATTCTATAGACTGGTTTGCCAGGCAACAGGGGCCTTATGCTATAAAAGAAGCCGCATTAATATTTGAAAGCGGGAGCGAAAAATACCTGGATTATACGATAGGTGTATGGGCAGAGAAAGAGCTGCGCATCAAAAGAGTACTTCAACGTGGCGGCGGCCTGGACCGTGCAGCTATTGAAGCACGCATGGAAAAGCAAATGGAGGAATCTGAAAAAATGAAACGTTGCAATTTCGTTATTGACAACAACGGCAGAACATCTGTGATCATGCAGGTGTACGAAATACATCAGACTTTACTAAATTTAGCGAATGGTTGA
- the groL gene encoding chaperonin GroEL (60 kDa chaperone family; promotes refolding of misfolded polypeptides especially under stressful conditions; forms two stacked rings of heptamers to form a barrel-shaped 14mer; ends can be capped by GroES; misfolded proteins enter the barrel where they are refolded when GroES binds) encodes MAKQLHFNIEARNKMKKGVDALANAVKVTLGPKGRNVVIEKKFGAPAVTKDGVTVAKEIELEDAIENMGAQMVKEVASKTADIAGDGTTTATVLAQAIISEGLKMVAAGANPMDLKRGIDKAVSLVVENLKAQSQTVGSDSKKIKQVASISANNDDQIGDLIAQAFGKVGKEGVITVEEAKGTDTTVDVVEGMQFDRGYISPYFVTNSEKMEAELQSPYILIYDKKISAMKDILSILEKVAQSGRPLVIIAEDLEGEALATLVVNKLRGTLKVAAVKAPGFGDRRKEMLQDIAILTGGTVISEDMGHKLEGADISALGQAASITIDKDNTIVVGGKGKKADIVGRVNQIKAQIESTTSDYDKEKLQERLAKLSGGVAVLYVGAATEVEMKEKKDRVDDALHATRAAVEEGIVPGGGVAYIRAVASLDVKVKGQIEDEQTGMAIVKRALEAPIRTLTDNAGIDGSIVVQKIKDGTGDFGFNARTESYENLFKAGVIDPTKVSRVALENAASIAGMLLTTECVIADKPEPKSAAPAMPGGPDMGGMGY; translated from the coding sequence ATGGCAAAACAATTACACTTCAATATAGAAGCGAGAAATAAAATGAAAAAAGGCGTTGATGCTTTAGCAAACGCTGTAAAAGTAACCCTGGGCCCTAAAGGCCGTAACGTGGTTATTGAGAAAAAATTTGGTGCTCCTGCTGTAACTAAAGACGGTGTTACCGTAGCAAAAGAAATTGAGCTGGAAGATGCAATTGAGAACATGGGCGCTCAAATGGTAAAAGAAGTAGCTTCTAAAACTGCTGATATTGCAGGTGATGGTACTACTACTGCTACTGTATTAGCTCAGGCTATCATCAGCGAAGGTTTGAAAATGGTAGCTGCAGGCGCTAACCCAATGGACCTGAAACGTGGTATTGATAAAGCGGTTTCTTTAGTAGTAGAGAACCTGAAAGCGCAAAGCCAGACTGTTGGGAGCGATAGCAAAAAGATCAAACAGGTTGCTTCTATTTCAGCTAACAACGACGATCAGATCGGTGATTTGATTGCTCAGGCTTTTGGTAAAGTAGGTAAAGAAGGGGTGATCACTGTAGAAGAAGCAAAAGGTACTGATACTACCGTAGACGTAGTAGAAGGTATGCAGTTCGACCGTGGTTATATCTCTCCATACTTCGTTACCAACAGCGAAAAAATGGAAGCTGAATTACAAAGCCCATACATCCTGATCTACGATAAAAAGATCAGCGCAATGAAAGATATTTTATCTATCCTCGAGAAAGTAGCTCAAAGCGGCCGTCCTTTGGTAATTATTGCTGAAGATTTAGAAGGTGAAGCATTGGCTACCCTGGTGGTAAATAAATTACGTGGTACTTTGAAAGTAGCTGCTGTTAAAGCTCCCGGCTTTGGCGACAGGAGAAAAGAAATGTTACAGGATATCGCCATCTTAACAGGTGGTACAGTTATTTCTGAAGACATGGGCCACAAATTAGAAGGTGCTGATATTTCAGCTCTGGGTCAGGCAGCTTCAATTACCATCGATAAAGACAACACGATTGTTGTTGGCGGTAAAGGCAAAAAAGCAGATATCGTGGGTCGTGTAAACCAGATTAAAGCTCAGATCGAGTCTACTACATCTGATTACGATAAAGAAAAATTACAGGAGCGTTTAGCTAAATTAAGCGGTGGTGTTGCTGTATTATATGTAGGTGCTGCTACAGAGGTTGAAATGAAAGAGAAAAAAGACCGTGTAGATGATGCTTTACATGCAACGCGTGCTGCAGTTGAAGAAGGTATTGTTCCTGGTGGTGGTGTTGCTTACATCCGTGCCGTAGCATCTTTAGATGTGAAAGTAAAAGGACAGATCGAAGACGAACAAACAGGTATGGCTATTGTAAAACGTGCTTTGGAAGCGCCTATCCGCACTTTAACGGACAACGCGGGCATCGATGGTTCTATAGTTGTTCAGAAAATTAAAGATGGTACCGGTGATTTCGGTTTCAACGCAAGAACAGAATCTTATGAAAACCTGTTCAAAGCTGGTGTTATCGACCCAACTAAAGTTAGCCGTGTAGCTTTGGAGAATGCAGCTTCTATCGCTGGTATGTTATTAACTACCGAGTGTGTAATTGCTGACAAACCAGAACCTAAATCTGCAGCACCTGCAATGCCAGGTGGTCCGGATATGGGTGGCATGGGCTATTAA
- the yajC gene encoding preprotein translocase subunit YajC: MMHYILQAQGQGGGSFQLIFLVGMVLVFWLFFIRPQAKKAKNQKKFIEDLQKGDKIVTIAGIHGKIQQVNEDGTLNIEISPGNYIKIEKSAISMDWTAQINKPAAATPAK; the protein is encoded by the coding sequence ATGATGCATTACATTTTACAAGCACAGGGTCAGGGCGGCGGATCTTTCCAATTGATTTTCCTAGTAGGGATGGTTCTCGTATTCTGGCTGTTCTTTATCCGTCCTCAGGCTAAAAAAGCAAAAAATCAGAAAAAGTTCATCGAGGATCTACAGAAAGGTGATAAAATAGTTACCATAGCAGGTATACACGGAAAAATTCAACAGGTAAACGAAGATGGTACCTTGAACATCGAAATCAGCCCGGGTAATTATATTAAAATTGAAAAATCGGCGATCAGCATGGATTGGACAGCACAGATCAACAAGCCTGCTGCTGCTACGCCCGCAAAATAG
- the nusB gene encoding transcription antitermination factor NusB has protein sequence MISRRNIRVKVMQTLYSYTSSLDTDKPLDPQKTLRQHFSQTRSLMVYVVHFLTEIARYAEKDAFRKSHKYIPSEKDLNVNTKLAGSNLLWQILDLNEVKIAFKNEKTEHLIDEELVRKIYTQLTTSQQYLHYINIQQQSLQEDRKIFEYIFNDLMLDNEEFVAHIEEIFSNWDDDGEMIVQSVAAFIRKPQAAGFQQIITADKEQFAVNLLKTAIDKEDYLLTLITPKLKNWDPERIALLDMVLMKLGVAEFLYFETIPPKVTINEYIDLAKDYSTAQSGHFVNGILDNIHKELVEEGKLKKKDFRKS, from the coding sequence ATGATTAGCAGAAGAAACATAAGGGTAAAAGTGATGCAAACCCTTTATTCGTACACCTCCAGTCTGGATACCGACAAACCCCTTGATCCGCAAAAAACGCTTAGACAACATTTCAGCCAAACACGCTCTTTAATGGTATATGTAGTGCACTTCTTAACTGAAATAGCCCGCTATGCCGAAAAAGATGCCTTCCGCAAATCGCATAAATATATACCAAGCGAAAAAGATCTGAATGTAAATACCAAGCTGGCAGGAAGTAATCTGCTTTGGCAGATCCTGGACCTGAACGAGGTTAAAATAGCTTTTAAGAATGAAAAAACCGAACACCTGATCGATGAAGAGCTGGTGAGAAAAATATATACCCAGCTTACTACTTCTCAACAATACCTACATTATATCAATATCCAGCAGCAAAGCCTGCAGGAAGACCGGAAAATATTTGAATATATTTTTAACGACCTGATGTTGGATAATGAAGAATTTGTAGCACATATCGAAGAAATTTTCAGCAATTGGGACGACGATGGCGAAATGATTGTACAAAGTGTTGCCGCATTTATACGGAAACCACAGGCAGCAGGTTTTCAACAAATTATTACTGCCGATAAGGAGCAGTTTGCCGTAAACCTGTTAAAAACGGCGATTGATAAGGAGGACTATCTGCTGACACTGATCACTCCCAAGCTAAAAAACTGGGACCCCGAACGTATTGCCCTTCTGGATATGGTGCTGATGAAACTGGGGGTAGCCGAGTTCTTATACTTCGAAACCATCCCGCCTAAGGTAACCATCAACGAATATATCGACCTGGCAAAGGATTACAGTACCGCTCAAAGTGGTCATTTCGTAAATGGTATTCTCGATAATATTCACAAAGAATTGGTAGAAGAAGGAAAATTAAAGAAAAAGGATTTTAGAAAATCCTGA
- a CDS encoding PspC domain-containing protein produces the protein MNRLKNFVEWNAFGVCSSIGDRLHISPCRIRQYFIYSSVLTMGSPIIVYMVLAFWKNMKNYISSSKRNPWYYL, from the coding sequence ATGAATCGCCTAAAAAATTTTGTCGAGTGGAATGCTTTTGGTGTTTGCTCTTCTATTGGTGACAGGTTACATATTTCTCCCTGTCGTATCAGGCAATATTTTATTTATTCTTCTGTATTAACCATGGGGTCACCCATTATCGTTTACATGGTACTGGCTTTCTGGAAAAATATGAAAAACTACATTTCTTCTTCGAAGCGCAATCCCTGGTACTATCTGTAG
- a CDS encoding DUF1573 domain-containing protein translates to MKRLVLIISAAAALVACNSNGENKTATDTPLTDSLKQEALKDSSNFTTISWVDSTYKNLGDVKKGQVVEIPFLVKNTGDKPLIISSVQPGCGCTVAEKPEKPVLPGKEEKIVAKFNSEGQSEGTHTKTVVVTANTKPFTQHTLTFQVNVTK, encoded by the coding sequence ATGAAACGTTTAGTACTGATTATTTCTGCTGCTGCTGCATTAGTTGCCTGCAATAGTAATGGTGAAAACAAAACAGCCACAGATACACCTTTAACTGACTCCCTGAAACAGGAAGCCTTAAAAGACTCATCCAATTTCACTACAATAAGCTGGGTTGACTCCACTTATAAAAACCTGGGCGATGTAAAAAAGGGACAGGTAGTAGAAATTCCTTTCTTGGTTAAGAATACAGGGGACAAACCGTTAATTATTTCGAGTGTTCAGCCAGGTTGCGGATGTACTGTAGCAGAAAAGCCTGAAAAGCCTGTTTTACCCGGAAAAGAAGAAAAAATTGTAGCGAAATTTAACAGCGAAGGTCAAAGCGAGGGTACACATACTAAAACAGTTGTGGTAACTGCTAACACCAAACCTTTCACACAGCACACATTGACGTTCCAGGTGAATGTTACCAAATAA